A window of the Vigna angularis cultivar LongXiaoDou No.4 chromosome 3, ASM1680809v1, whole genome shotgun sequence genome harbors these coding sequences:
- the LOC108324808 gene encoding LEAF RUST 10 DISEASE-RESISTANCE LOCUS RECEPTOR-LIKE PROTEIN KINASE-like 2.1 has translation MAALHVSGVVLFACLVQGVLGGSCPSVINCGDLGNISFPFTDIRHRDCGMLVIHGCDDHEPGAQKTIKNSNKWFGIVKLEQFKITVKDDELRDFLLQRSCETFNHNYTFTVSSPLAKTSRLNHYVDVLKCRPALSAPPNNSVSNSAICRNETLYSLVDTDPSSSYSHLKGCTMVQLPTSFDVQFVDLDPNDPFKYVTHEIEIGIELSQNCSRCLYANGGQCRVDNTGMFYCDQGKKSTKTRLIVIAVACVSGALGVIVLGGWYIRRRYYNKRNPTHQIIEMFLNTHGHLAAKRYSYSEIKKATNSFRNKLGEGGYGSVYKGKLNDGSLVAVKILSDSKGNGEEFINEVASISLTSHVNIVSLLGFCQEGSKRALIYKYMPNGSLEKFLYEDKDPLKLSLRLTCKTIYNIAIGIARGLEYLHRGCNTKILHFDIKPHNILIDEDFCPKISDFGLAKICQKKESIVSLLGTRGTIGYIAPEVFSRNFGVVSHKSDVYSYGMVVLEMVGAKMNKNVEGEGSSEVYFPQWVYKRLELNEEGRLGSIKSESDRKMIRKLIIVSLWCIQTEPSKRPAMSRVVDMMEGSLEVLQIPPKPYLSSPPRSPPSSSDHTTYTSHTTYPTEY, from the exons ATGGCTGCACTTCATGTGTCTGGAGTCGTTTTGTTTGCATGCCTTGTACAAGGGGTATTGGGTGGTAGCTGTCCTTCCGTGATTAACTGCGGCGATCTCGGCAACATCAGTTTTCCTTTCACCGACATACGTCACCGAGACTGTGGCATGTTGGTGATACATGGCTGTGATGACCACGAACCAGGGGCCCAAAAAACCATTAAAAACAGCAATAAATGGTTTGGTATTGTGAAGCTCGAGCAGTTTAAGATCACCGTCAAAGACGATGAACTCCGCGACTTTTTGCTACAACGAAGTTGTGAAACCTTCAACCACAACTATACTTTCACAGTCAGCTCACCCTTGGCTAAGACTTCTCGTTTAAATCATTACGTAGACGTACTCAAATGTAGACCCGCCCTCAGTGCTCCACCAAACAACTCTGTTTCTAACTCAGCAATTTGCAGAAACGAAACACTATATTCACTGGTGGACACCGACCCTTCTTCCAGCTACAGTCACCTCAAAGGATGTACAATGGTTCAGCTTCCTACAAGCTTCGACGTGCAGTTTGTGGATCTTGATCCCAACGACCCTTTCAAGTACGTAACTCATGAAATCGAAATTGGAATAGAATTATCTCAGAACTGTTCTAGGTGTCTGTATGCTAATGGAGGCCAATGTCGAGTTGACAACACCGGAATGTTTTACTGTGACCAAG GAAAGAAATCAACAAAAACTCGTCTTATAGTGATAGCAG TTGCATGCGTGAGTGGAGCACTCGGAGTTATAGTTTTGGGTGGTTGGTACATTAGAAGACGCTATTACAACAAGAGAAACCCCACCCACCAGATCATTGAGATGTTTCTGAACACCCACGGTCATCTTGCAGCCAAAAGATACAGTTATTCAGAGATAAAGAAGGCCACCAACTCCTTCAGAAACAAATTGGGTGAAGGAGGCTATGGTAGCGTCTACAAGGGCAAGTTAAACGATGGAAGCCTCGTGGCAGTGAAAATCTTAAGCGACTCCAAAGGTAACGGTGAGGAATTCATCAACGAGGTTGCCAGCATCAGTCTCACTTCTCACGTTAACATTGTTAGTTTACTAGGATTCTGTCAGGAAGGTTCTAAAAGAGCTCTCATATATAAATACATGCCTAATGGATCTCTAGAGAAGTTCTTATATGAAGACAAGGATCCACTTAAGCTTAGTCTTCGATTAACCTGCAAAACCATCTACAATATTGCGATTGGAATTGCTCGAGGACTAGAGTATTTACACAGAGGATGCAATACTAAAATCTTGCATTTTGATATAAAGCCTCACAATATATTGATTGATGAGGATTTCTGTCCCAAGATTTCAGACTTTGGACTGGCTAAGATATGTCAGAAAAAGGAAAGTATTGTGTCCTTATTGGGAACTAGGGGGACTATAGGATATATTGCTCCTGAGGTATTTTCTAGAAATTTTGGAGTAGTCTCTCATAAATCTGATGTATATAGCTATGGGATGGTGGTTTTGGAAATGGTGGGGGCAAAGATGAATAAGAATGTTGAAGGTGAAGGTTCAAGCGAAGTATATTTTCCACAGTGGGTTTACAAACGTCTTGAGCTGAATGAGGAGGGTAGACTGGGAAGCATAAAAAGTGAAAGTGATAGAAAAATGATACGAAAGTTGATTATTGTGAGCTTGTGGTGTATTCAGACAGAGCCATCAAAGAGGCCAGCAATGAGTAGAGTGGTAGATATGATGGAAGGAAGCTTGGAGGTGTTGCAAATACCACCAAAACCTTATCTCTCTTCACCTCCCAGATCTCCTCCTAGTTCCTCTGATCACACCACCTACACCTCTCACACTACGTATCCTACCGAGTACTGA
- the LOC108324807 gene encoding LEAF RUST 10 DISEASE-RESISTANCE LOCUS RECEPTOR-LIKE PROTEIN KINASE-like 2.1, which produces MRLMFLRNSTIFILQIEIMAWVLVLKWLIVFLSQLFLIVSAQNGTCPPYSDCGFLGRIRFPFTTTEQQHCGLLVIHGCQQLPPSSPKTIKLGTSTSTSYSVLRVEPRTILISDDEQERYLRNKNCKAFSKNFTLPHSSPLASFVNKYNITIFRCSQSLKPSLSKDFHKYSNCSEYNIFYGNPNILTPPGFQWPSSLAPCSTVQLAVEASPTDDPFQFVISTTAIEVQLSNECERCLGDGKGRCLLDNEGKFYCATGSRSWVTKMVLGLASAVTVVLLIAMVKIYYTRRKKQNPTNQRIEVFLKKHGALQTKRYGYSEIKKVTNCFRNKLGQGGFGSVYKGKLQDGRYVAVKILNELKDDGEEFINEVASISRTSHINIVTLLGFCCDGSKRALVYEFMCNGSLEKLICQENALITHHQLDNQMLYHIAIGVARGLEYLHKGCNTRILHFDIKPHNILLDENFNPKISDFGLAKICSRKESVVSIFGARGTAGYIAPEVFSRNFGVVSHKSDVYSYGMMILEMIGGKKNTINGLDPSSEIYFPDWIYNRIESKQELGLQNMRNISDEKLVRKMAIVGLWCIQTHPSARPAISKVLEMLESKVELLQIPPKPVLSSPSTSPIHLSSETL; this is translated from the exons ATGCGTTTAATGTTTTTAAGAAATTCTACCATATTTATTTTGCAAATTGAAATAATGGCCTGGGTTCTTGTTTTGAAATGGCTAATAGTATTTTTGTCACAGCTTTTTCTGATTGTTTCAGCTCAGAATGGAACGTGTCCACCATATTCGGACTGTGGATTTCTTGGGCGCATTCGGTTTCCTTTCACAACCACCGAGCAACAACACTGCGGCTTATTGGTTATACATGGCTGTCAACAACTTCCTCCTTCCTCTCCCAAAACTATCAAACTAGGCACCTCCACATCAACCTCGTACTCTGTTCTAAGGGTAGAACCTCGTACAATATTGATCTCAGATGATGAACAAGAACGTTATTTGCGAAACAAAAATTGCAAAGCGTTCAGCAAGAATTTTACTCTTCCTCACTCCTCTCCTTTAGCTTCTTTCGTCAACAAATACAATATCACCATCTTCAGATGCAGTCAGTCCCTGAAACCCTCCCTTTCCAAGGattttcataaatattcaaACTGTTCTGAGTACAACATCTTCTATGGCAATCCAAATATACTAACTCCTCCGGGTTTCCAGTGGCCCAGCTCTTTAGCACCATGCTCAACCGTTCAGCTTGCTGTAGAAGCAAGTCCTACTGACGACCCCTTTCAATTTGTAATCAGTACTACTGCTATTGAAGTTCAGTTATCGAATGAATGTGAAAGGTGTCTTGGTGATGGAAAAGGACGATGTTTACTTGACAATGAAGGAAAATTCTATTGCGCCACAG GGAGCAGAAGCTGGGTTACGAAAATGGTACTGGGACTCGCATCAG CTGTTACAGTTGTTTTACTGATAGCGATGGTCAAGATCTACTATACAAGAAGGAAGAAGCAAAATCCAACCAATCAACGGATTGAGGTCTTTCTGAAAAAACATGGAGCCCTTCAGACTAAGAGGTATGGTTATTCTGAGATAAAGAAAGTGACCAACTGTTTCAGAAACAAACTAGGCCAAGGAGGATTCGGTAGTGTATACAAGGGAAAATTACAGGATGGACGTTACGTTGCTGTGAAGATCCTAAACGAATTAAAAGATGACGGAGAAGAATTCATCAATGAAGTTGCTAGTATTAGCAGAACTTCTCATATTAACATTGTCACGCTTTTGGGGTTCTGTTGCGATGGTTCTAAACGAGCTTTGGTTTATGAGTTTATGTGCAATGGATCACTTGAAAAACTTATCTGTCAAGAAAATGCTCTAATCACACATCATCAATTGGACAATCAAATGTTGTATCATATTGCAATTGGTGTTGCTAGAGGACTAGAATACTTGCATAAAGGCTGCAATACTAGAATTTTACACTTTGACATCAAACCTCATAACATTCTGTTGGATGAGAATTTCAATCCCAAGATTTCAGATTTTGGTCTGGCAAAAATTTGCTCCCGAAAAGAAAGTGTGGTGTCAATATTTGGTGCTAGAGGAACAGCAGGCTATATTGCTCCAGAAgttttttctagaaattttgGTGTAGTATCGCATAAATCAGATGTTTACAGTTATGGAATGATGATCTTAGAAATGATTGGAGGAAAGAAGAACACTATAAATGGGCTAGACCCCTCAAGCGAAATTTACTTTCCCGATTGGATATACAATCGTATTGAATCAAAGCAAGAACTTGGCTTGCAAAACATGCGAAATATAAGTGATGAAAAACTGGTAAGAAAGATGGCAATTGTGGGCTTATGGTGCATACAAACTCATCCTTCAGCCCGACCTGCCATAAGTAAAGTGTTGGAAATGCTAGAAAGCAAAGTAGAGTTATTGCAAATTCCACCTAAACCTGTATTGTCTTCTCCTTCCACTTCTCCCATCCATTTATCAAGTGAGACATTGTAA
- the LOC108324806 gene encoding LEAF RUST 10 DISEASE-RESISTANCE LOCUS RECEPTOR-LIKE PROTEIN KINASE-like 2.4 gives MAIVYLFNFLLFYHLLLILCAGYGYGHQGCPHSFTCGNLGSFHYPFTKAEQPDCGLIPIHGCDNPLSIQKLIQLEKNGKYFVLTGNIQQDGISISDEDLHRRLQNNICDTLNNSYSLQSHSPLYSYYIKYNVTLFRCKHDLNMKPPPHYFNHSCTQYGYDIYYDSLSLPKNDEAHKLFSSCSVLQLSKKDKPDTTDILSFLSAQMTVQVVLSKDCDECYNLREGQCSLDRDHQFYCHTEKFRKKIPVMATASALVVAGVVVLLMVLACCFRTNIISAITLLFPRDPTHRIIEGFLKEHGPLPTARYSYSEVKKMTNSFRNKLGQGGFGSVYKGKLHDRHVAVKILNRSEGNGEEFINEVASISRTSHVNVVRLLGFCLDKSKRALIYEFMSNGSLDKFIYDDKSSMRASCQLDYEILYDIAIGIARGLEYLHRGCNTRILHFDIKPHNILLDDDFCPKISDFGLAKLCPRKESAVSIFGARGTAGYIAPEVFSRNFGAVSHKSDVYSYGMMVIEMAGMKHNFKAKVNCSSEIYFPQWIYNFLESDQELRLENMLNENDDKILRKMSIVGLWCIQTYPLTRPAISRVVEMLESKVELLQIPPRPFLSDPSTSPVNLSGDTL, from the exons ATGGCTATCGTATATTTGTTCAACTTCCTCTTGTTTTATCACCTTCTACTCATCCTCTGTGCTGGTTATGGATATGGGCACCAAGGTTGTCCACACTCCTTTACTTGTGGCAATCTTGGGTCTTTCCATTACCCTTTTACCAAGGCAGAACAACCAGACTGTGGCTTGATACCCATACATGGTTGTGATAATCCTCTATCAATCCAAAAATTGATCCAGctggagaaaaatggaaaatactTTGTGCTTACAGGCAACATTCAGCAGGATGGGATTTCAATTTCGGATGAAGATTTGCACCGGCGTTTACAAAACAACATCTGTGACACTTTGAATAATAGCTACAGTCTTCAATCCCATTCTCCTTTATActcttattatataaaatataatgtgaCACTGTTCCGATGCAAACATGACCTCAATATGAAACCCCCACCACATTATTTTAATCACTCCTGCACTCAGTATGGTTATGATATCTATTATGACAGCCTTTCCTTACCTAAAAATGATGAGGCTCATAAACTTTTCTCATCCTGCTCAGTTCTTCAGTTATCAAAAAAGGACAAGCCTGATACCACAGACATTCTATCGTTTTTATCTGCTCAGATGACTGTTCAAGTAGTATTATCTAAGGATTGTGATGAGTGCTATAATCTCAGAGAAGGTCAATGTAGTCTTGACCGCGATCATCAGTTCTACTGTCACACAG AGAAATTCCGAAAGAAGATTCCGGTAATGGCAACAG CTTCTGCCTTGGTAGTAGCTGGAGTCGTAGTTTTACTGATGGTCCTGGCTTGCTGCTTCAGGACAAATATCATCTCTGCTATTACTCTTTTGTTTCCAAGGGATCCAACCCATCGGATTATTGAGGGGTTTCTGAAGGAGCACGGACCCCTTCCTACGGCGAGGTATAGTTATTCGGAGGTTAAGAAAATGACAAACTCTTTCAGAAACAAATTAGGCCAAGGGGGATTCGGTAGTGTATATAAAGGGAAATTACACGACAGACATGTTGCGGTGAAGATTTTAAATAGATCAGAAGGCAATGGAGAAGAATTCATCAATGAAGTGGCAAGTATCAGCAGGACTTCACATGTTAACGTTGTCAGGCTTTTGGGGTTTTGTTTGGATAAGTCTAAACGGGCTCTAATATACGAGTTTATGTCTAATGGATCTCTAGATAAGTTTATATATGATGACAAAAGTTCAATGCGGGCTTCTTGCCAATTGGATTACGAAATACTATATGATATTGCAATTGGCATTGCACGTGGATTAGAGTACTTACACAGAGGTTGCAACACTAGAATTTTGCATTTTGACATAAAACCTCACAACATATTACTAGATGATGATTTCTGCCCAAAAATATCAGATTTTGGACTTGCAAAACTATGTCCAAGAAAAGAAAGTGCTGTGTCAATATTTGGTGCAAGAGGAACTGCAGGGTATATTGCTCCAGAAGTATTTTCCAGAAACTTTGGTGCAGTGTCGCATAAATCAGACGTCTACAGTTATGGAATGATGGTCATAGAAATGGCTGGAATGAAACATAATTTTAAGGCTAAAGTAAACTGTTCGAGTGAAATATATTTTCCTCAGTGGATTTACAATTTTCTTGAATCAGATCAAGAGCTTCGTTtagaaaatatgttaaatgaaaatgatgacaaaatattgagaaaaatgTCAATAGTAGGTTTATGGTGCATCCAAACCTATCCTTTAACTCGTCCAGCCATAAGTAGAGTAGTGGAAATGTTAGAAAGTAAAGTTGAGTTACTGCAAATCCCACCCAGACCATTTTTATCAGATCCTTCAACTTCTCCAGTCAACTTGTCAGGTGACACATTATAA
- the LOC108324805 gene encoding PR5-like receptor kinase isoform X1: MSPVHGFVLLLLFSKFMPLLLAAGDHGRCSFPCGYLGNLTFPFTITGRPDCGFLSIRNCSDDPHTPKYIQLQPNGGWVQNRSCEVFTNSYTLPLKSHFAAFRLLYNTSLFLCNKTLNVTNKNMSKYNACLGYDIYYNHFNKTDEDASQSSLKACKKVLLPIKDVPDANDPFTFVTGDVTVTVALTDQCSDCYYRKGGQCQLDSREQFSCANSYEETRKKMWKVATASTVVAAVLVVLMVLVCCFRTKIFYPLFWKENPTHRVIEGILKEHGPLTTARFSYLEVKKMTNSFRNKLGQGGFGSVYKGKLHDGRVVAVKILSVSKGNGEEFINEVVSISRTSHVNIIRLLGFCFDNTHRALIYEFMPNGSLDKFIYEDKNASKDVQHLDWKILNEDKNASKDVQHLDWKILNDIAIGIARGLEYLYRGCNTRILHFDIKPHNILLDEDFCPKIADFGLAKVCPRKESMVSIFGARGTAGYIAPEVFSRNFGAVSHKSDVYSYGMMILEMVGRRKNIKTKVDRSSEIYFPHWIYSRLESNSDLGLENVRNESEDEMVRKMTIVGLWCIQSHPSTRPTISKVMEMLESKVDLLQIPPKPFLSSPSPSPHNLSYESFNL, translated from the exons ATGAGTCCGGTTCATGGATTCGTATTACTGCTTTTGTTTTCTAAGTTTATGCCACTTCTCTTGGCAGCCGGGGACCATGGAAGGTGTTCATTTCCTTGTGGATATCTTGGCAATCTCACTTTCCCTTTTACTATAACTGGACGCCCCGACTGTGGCTTCTTGTCCATACGAAATTGTAGTGATGATCCACATACGCCCAAATATATCCAATTACAACCAAATGGAGGTTGGGTTCAG AACCGAAGTTGTGAAGTTTTCACAAACAGTTATACTCTTCCTCTTAAATCTCACTTTGCTGCTTTTAGATTGTTATACAACACAAGTCTGTTCTTGTGCAACAAGACCCTCAATgtcacaaataaaaatatgagcAAGTATAATGCGTGCCTTGGCTACGATATCTACTACAACCACTTCAATAAAACAGACGAGGATGCGTCTCAGAGTTCTTTGAAAGCGTGTAAAAAGGTCCTGCTTCCAATTAAAGACGTGCCTGACGCCAATGACCCATTTACTTTCGTAACTGGCGATGTCACTGTTACAGTAGCATTAACAGATCAATGTTCAGATTGCTACTATCGCAAAGGAGGGCAGTGTCAACTTGACAGCAGAGAGCAATTTTCTTGTGCCAACAGTTACG AGGAAACCAGAAAGAAAATGTGGAAGGTGGCAACAG CTTCGACCGTGGTGGCTGCTGTACTCGTAGTGCTGATGGTCTTGGTTTGCTGCTTCAGGACAAAGATCTTCTATCCTTTGTTTTGGAAGGAAAATCCGACTCATCGCGTTATTGAGGGCATTTTGAAGGAACACGGACCCCTTACCACAGCCAGGTTCAGTTATTTAGAGGTTAAGAAAATGACCAACTCTTTCAGAAACAAATTAGGACAAGGGGGATTTGGTAGCGTGTACAAAGGGAAATTACATGATGGACGTGTTGTTGCAGTAAAAATTTTATCTGTATCTAAAGGCAACGGAGAAGAATTCATCAATGAAGTTGTGAGTATTAGTAGAACTTCACATGTTAATATCATTAGACTTTTAGGATTTTGTTTTGACAATACTCACCGGGCTCTAATATACGAGTTTATGCCTAATGGATCTCTTGACAAGTTCATCTATGAAGACAAAAATGCATCAAAGGATGTTCAACATCTGGATtggaaaatattaaatgaagaCAAAAATGCATCAAAGGATGTTCAACATCTGGATtggaaaatattaaatgatattgCAATTGGCATTGCTCGTGGATTAGAGTACTTATATAGAGGCTGCAACACTAGAATTTTACATTTTGACATAAAACCTCACAACATATTACTGGACGAGGATTTCTGTCCAAAAATTGCAGATTTTGGACTTGCAAAAGTGTGTCCTAGAAAAGAAAGTATGGTATCCATATTTGGTGCCAGAGGAACTGCAGGATATATTGCTCCAGAGGTTTTTTCCAGAAACTTTGGTGCTGTGTCACACAAGTCAGATGTTTATAGTTATGGAATGATGATCTTAGAAATggttggaagaagaaagaatattAAGACAAAAGTAGACCGGTCGAGTGAAATATACTTTCCTCATTGGATTTATAGTCGTCTTGAATCAAATTCAGATCTTGGTTTAGAAAATGTGAGAAATGAAAGTGAAGATGAAATGGTGAGAAAGATGACAATAGTGGGCTTGTGGTGCATACAAAGTCATCCTTCAACTCGACCAACCATAAGCAAAGTGATGGAAATGTTAGAAAGTAAAGTTGATTTATTGCAAATTCCACCTAAACCATTTTTGTCTTCTCCTTCACCATCTCCGCACAATTTGTCATatgaaagttttaatttataa
- the LOC108324805 gene encoding PR5-like receptor kinase isoform X2, whose product MIHIRPNISNYNQMEVGFRLLYNTSLFLCNKTLNVTNKNMSKYNACLGYDIYYNHFNKTDEDASQSSLKACKKVLLPIKDVPDANDPFTFVTGDVTVTVALTDQCSDCYYRKGGQCQLDSREQFSCANSYEETRKKMWKVATASTVVAAVLVVLMVLVCCFRTKIFYPLFWKENPTHRVIEGILKEHGPLTTARFSYLEVKKMTNSFRNKLGQGGFGSVYKGKLHDGRVVAVKILSVSKGNGEEFINEVVSISRTSHVNIIRLLGFCFDNTHRALIYEFMPNGSLDKFIYEDKNASKDVQHLDWKILNEDKNASKDVQHLDWKILNDIAIGIARGLEYLYRGCNTRILHFDIKPHNILLDEDFCPKIADFGLAKVCPRKESMVSIFGARGTAGYIAPEVFSRNFGAVSHKSDVYSYGMMILEMVGRRKNIKTKVDRSSEIYFPHWIYSRLESNSDLGLENVRNESEDEMVRKMTIVGLWCIQSHPSTRPTISKVMEMLESKVDLLQIPPKPFLSSPSPSPHNLSYESFNL is encoded by the exons ATGATCCACATACGCCCAAATATATCCAATTACAACCAAATGGAGGTTGGGTTCAG ATTGTTATACAACACAAGTCTGTTCTTGTGCAACAAGACCCTCAATgtcacaaataaaaatatgagcAAGTATAATGCGTGCCTTGGCTACGATATCTACTACAACCACTTCAATAAAACAGACGAGGATGCGTCTCAGAGTTCTTTGAAAGCGTGTAAAAAGGTCCTGCTTCCAATTAAAGACGTGCCTGACGCCAATGACCCATTTACTTTCGTAACTGGCGATGTCACTGTTACAGTAGCATTAACAGATCAATGTTCAGATTGCTACTATCGCAAAGGAGGGCAGTGTCAACTTGACAGCAGAGAGCAATTTTCTTGTGCCAACAGTTACG AGGAAACCAGAAAGAAAATGTGGAAGGTGGCAACAG CTTCGACCGTGGTGGCTGCTGTACTCGTAGTGCTGATGGTCTTGGTTTGCTGCTTCAGGACAAAGATCTTCTATCCTTTGTTTTGGAAGGAAAATCCGACTCATCGCGTTATTGAGGGCATTTTGAAGGAACACGGACCCCTTACCACAGCCAGGTTCAGTTATTTAGAGGTTAAGAAAATGACCAACTCTTTCAGAAACAAATTAGGACAAGGGGGATTTGGTAGCGTGTACAAAGGGAAATTACATGATGGACGTGTTGTTGCAGTAAAAATTTTATCTGTATCTAAAGGCAACGGAGAAGAATTCATCAATGAAGTTGTGAGTATTAGTAGAACTTCACATGTTAATATCATTAGACTTTTAGGATTTTGTTTTGACAATACTCACCGGGCTCTAATATACGAGTTTATGCCTAATGGATCTCTTGACAAGTTCATCTATGAAGACAAAAATGCATCAAAGGATGTTCAACATCTGGATtggaaaatattaaatgaagaCAAAAATGCATCAAAGGATGTTCAACATCTGGATtggaaaatattaaatgatattgCAATTGGCATTGCTCGTGGATTAGAGTACTTATATAGAGGCTGCAACACTAGAATTTTACATTTTGACATAAAACCTCACAACATATTACTGGACGAGGATTTCTGTCCAAAAATTGCAGATTTTGGACTTGCAAAAGTGTGTCCTAGAAAAGAAAGTATGGTATCCATATTTGGTGCCAGAGGAACTGCAGGATATATTGCTCCAGAGGTTTTTTCCAGAAACTTTGGTGCTGTGTCACACAAGTCAGATGTTTATAGTTATGGAATGATGATCTTAGAAATggttggaagaagaaagaatattAAGACAAAAGTAGACCGGTCGAGTGAAATATACTTTCCTCATTGGATTTATAGTCGTCTTGAATCAAATTCAGATCTTGGTTTAGAAAATGTGAGAAATGAAAGTGAAGATGAAATGGTGAGAAAGATGACAATAGTGGGCTTGTGGTGCATACAAAGTCATCCTTCAACTCGACCAACCATAAGCAAAGTGATGGAAATGTTAGAAAGTAAAGTTGATTTATTGCAAATTCCACCTAAACCATTTTTGTCTTCTCCTTCACCATCTCCGCACAATTTGTCATatgaaagttttaatttataa